From the genome of Glycine max cultivar Williams 82 chromosome 2, Glycine_max_v4.0, whole genome shotgun sequence, one region includes:
- the LOC100812677 gene encoding serine acetyltransferase 2 isoform X2 yields MSRNKKGLKLKRTSCGISMTTENGTFGCMYLPSSPPFPLFIINNCCTLFLTANTTPPLLYNYNNNGCIDSTLSFFSYLLFSSITMSHLSHKTLVYLPEMRPEHEAEEGQANSLSSISSWPHRLENVFPVYAMGTSNPVLNSSLHISDCLDPIWDVVREEAKLEAEKEPILSSFFHATILSHDCLEEALAFALANRLQKPTLLATQLMDIFSNVMKHDKGIQQSIRLDIQAFKDRNPACLLYCSALLFMKGYQSLQVYRVAHALWRQGRKVLAAALQSRVSEVFGVDIHPAAKIGDGILVDHGTGVVIGETVIVGSRVSLMQGVTLGGTVKETGDRHPKISEGVLIGAHATILGNIRIGECVMIAAGSLVLQEVPPHSIVAGVPAKVIGRVHEHYPSLTMQQDTI; encoded by the exons ATGAGTCGGAATAAAAAAGGGTTAAAACTCAAAAGGACAAGCTGTGGCATATCCATGACCACTGAAAATGGCACTTTTGGTTGCATGTACCTTCCTTCATCCCCCCCTTTTCCATTGTTCATTATAAATAATTGCTGCACTTTGTTTCTAACAGCAAACACAACTCCACCACTATTATACAACTATAATAATAACGGCTGCATAGATAGCAcactttcatttttctcttatctccttttctcttctataacTATGTCTCATCTGAGCCACAAGACCTTGGTTTATCTTCCTGAAATGAGGCCTGAACATGAAGCTGAGGAAGGCCAAGCCAATAGTCTTAGTTCCATTTCTTCTTGGCCTCATCGTTTGGAGAATGTTTTCCCTGTTTATGCCATGGGAACTTCCAACCCTGTCTTGAATTCTTCACTTCACATTTCGGATTGTCTTGATCCTATTTGGGATGTTGTCAGAGAAGAAGCCAAGTTAGAG GCAGAAAAGGAGCCAATATTAAGCAGCTTCTTCCATGCCACTATTCTATCTCATGATTGCTTGGAGGAAGCATTGGCTTTTGCTCTTGCCAACCGTCTCCAAAAGCCTACTCTTTTGGCTACTCAGCTTATGGATATATTTTCTAATGTGATGAAGCATGATAAAGGTATCCAACAATCGATTCGCTTGGATATTCAG GCATTTAAAGATCGGAATCCTGCTTGTTTGTTATATTGCTCAGCACTTTTATTTATGAAG GGTTACCAGTCTTTGCAAGTATATCGAGTAGCTCACGCTTTGTGGAGGCAGGGACGCAAGGTTTTGGCCGCAGCTTTGCAAAGTCGAGTTAGTGAG GTTTTTGGAGTTGATATACATCCCG CTGCGAAAATTGGGGATGGAATCTTAGTAGATCATGGGACAGGTGTTGTTATTGGTGAAACAGTTATTGTTGGAAGCAGAGTTTCATTGATGCAA GGTGTAACTTTAGGTGGCACGGTAAAGGAAACAGGTGATCGGCATCCCAAAATTTCTGAAGGTGTGCTAATTGGAGCTCATGCAACTATACTTGGGAATATAAGAATTGGTGAATGTGTGATGATAGCTGCTGGCTCTCTTGTGTTACAAGAGGTCCCTCCTCACAG CATTGTGGCTGGTGTACCAGCAAAGGTTATTGGAAGAGTACATGAGCATTATCCATCCTTAACCATGCAGCAAG ATACTATTTGA
- the LOC100812677 gene encoding serine acetyltransferase 2 isoform X1 — protein sequence MSRNKKGLKLKRTSCGISMTTENGTFGCMYLPSSPPFPLFIINNCCTLFLTANTTPPLLYNYNNNGCIDSTLSFFSYLLFSSITMSHLSHKTLVYLPEMRPEHEAEEGQANSLSSISSWPHRLENVFPVYAMGTSNPVLNSSLHISDCLDPIWDVVREEAKLEAEKEPILSSFFHATILSHDCLEEALAFALANRLQKPTLLATQLMDIFSNVMKHDKGIQQSIRLDIQAFKDRNPACLLYCSALLFMKGYQSLQVYRVAHALWRQGRKVLAAALQSRVSEVFGVDIHPAAKIGDGILVDHGTGVVIGETVIVGSRVSLMQGVTLGGTVKETGDRHPKISEGVLIGAHATILGNIRIGECVMIAAGSLVLQEVPPHSIVAGVPAKVIGRVHEHYPSLTMQQGKQ from the exons ATGAGTCGGAATAAAAAAGGGTTAAAACTCAAAAGGACAAGCTGTGGCATATCCATGACCACTGAAAATGGCACTTTTGGTTGCATGTACCTTCCTTCATCCCCCCCTTTTCCATTGTTCATTATAAATAATTGCTGCACTTTGTTTCTAACAGCAAACACAACTCCACCACTATTATACAACTATAATAATAACGGCTGCATAGATAGCAcactttcatttttctcttatctccttttctcttctataacTATGTCTCATCTGAGCCACAAGACCTTGGTTTATCTTCCTGAAATGAGGCCTGAACATGAAGCTGAGGAAGGCCAAGCCAATAGTCTTAGTTCCATTTCTTCTTGGCCTCATCGTTTGGAGAATGTTTTCCCTGTTTATGCCATGGGAACTTCCAACCCTGTCTTGAATTCTTCACTTCACATTTCGGATTGTCTTGATCCTATTTGGGATGTTGTCAGAGAAGAAGCCAAGTTAGAG GCAGAAAAGGAGCCAATATTAAGCAGCTTCTTCCATGCCACTATTCTATCTCATGATTGCTTGGAGGAAGCATTGGCTTTTGCTCTTGCCAACCGTCTCCAAAAGCCTACTCTTTTGGCTACTCAGCTTATGGATATATTTTCTAATGTGATGAAGCATGATAAAGGTATCCAACAATCGATTCGCTTGGATATTCAG GCATTTAAAGATCGGAATCCTGCTTGTTTGTTATATTGCTCAGCACTTTTATTTATGAAG GGTTACCAGTCTTTGCAAGTATATCGAGTAGCTCACGCTTTGTGGAGGCAGGGACGCAAGGTTTTGGCCGCAGCTTTGCAAAGTCGAGTTAGTGAG GTTTTTGGAGTTGATATACATCCCG CTGCGAAAATTGGGGATGGAATCTTAGTAGATCATGGGACAGGTGTTGTTATTGGTGAAACAGTTATTGTTGGAAGCAGAGTTTCATTGATGCAA GGTGTAACTTTAGGTGGCACGGTAAAGGAAACAGGTGATCGGCATCCCAAAATTTCTGAAGGTGTGCTAATTGGAGCTCATGCAACTATACTTGGGAATATAAGAATTGGTGAATGTGTGATGATAGCTGCTGGCTCTCTTGTGTTACAAGAGGTCCCTCCTCACAG CATTGTGGCTGGTGTACCAGCAAAGGTTATTGGAAGAGTACATGAGCATTATCCATCCTTAACCATGCAGCAAGGTAAGCAATAA
- the LOC100812677 gene encoding serine acetyltransferase 2 isoform X3 — protein MSRNKKGLKLKRTSCGISMTTENGTFGCMYLPSSPPFPLFIINNCCTLFLTANTTPPLLYNYNNNGCIDSTLSFFSYLLFSSITMSHLSHKTLVYLPEMRPEHEAEEGQANSLSSISSWPHRLENVFPVYAMGTSNPVLNSSLHISDCLDPIWDVVREEAKLEAEKEPILSSFFHATILSHDCLEEALAFALANRLQKPTLLATQLMDIFSNVMKHDKGIQQSIRLDIQAFKDRNPACLLYCSALLFMKGYQSLQVYRVAHALWRQGRKVLAAALQSRVSEVFGVDIHPAAKIGDGILVDHGTGVVIGETVIVGSRVSLMQGVTLGGTVKETGDRHPKISEGVLIGAHATILGNIRIGECVMIAAGSLVLQEVPPHSIVAGVPAKVIGRVHEHYPSLTMQQGI, from the exons ATGAGTCGGAATAAAAAAGGGTTAAAACTCAAAAGGACAAGCTGTGGCATATCCATGACCACTGAAAATGGCACTTTTGGTTGCATGTACCTTCCTTCATCCCCCCCTTTTCCATTGTTCATTATAAATAATTGCTGCACTTTGTTTCTAACAGCAAACACAACTCCACCACTATTATACAACTATAATAATAACGGCTGCATAGATAGCAcactttcatttttctcttatctccttttctcttctataacTATGTCTCATCTGAGCCACAAGACCTTGGTTTATCTTCCTGAAATGAGGCCTGAACATGAAGCTGAGGAAGGCCAAGCCAATAGTCTTAGTTCCATTTCTTCTTGGCCTCATCGTTTGGAGAATGTTTTCCCTGTTTATGCCATGGGAACTTCCAACCCTGTCTTGAATTCTTCACTTCACATTTCGGATTGTCTTGATCCTATTTGGGATGTTGTCAGAGAAGAAGCCAAGTTAGAG GCAGAAAAGGAGCCAATATTAAGCAGCTTCTTCCATGCCACTATTCTATCTCATGATTGCTTGGAGGAAGCATTGGCTTTTGCTCTTGCCAACCGTCTCCAAAAGCCTACTCTTTTGGCTACTCAGCTTATGGATATATTTTCTAATGTGATGAAGCATGATAAAGGTATCCAACAATCGATTCGCTTGGATATTCAG GCATTTAAAGATCGGAATCCTGCTTGTTTGTTATATTGCTCAGCACTTTTATTTATGAAG GGTTACCAGTCTTTGCAAGTATATCGAGTAGCTCACGCTTTGTGGAGGCAGGGACGCAAGGTTTTGGCCGCAGCTTTGCAAAGTCGAGTTAGTGAG GTTTTTGGAGTTGATATACATCCCG CTGCGAAAATTGGGGATGGAATCTTAGTAGATCATGGGACAGGTGTTGTTATTGGTGAAACAGTTATTGTTGGAAGCAGAGTTTCATTGATGCAA GGTGTAACTTTAGGTGGCACGGTAAAGGAAACAGGTGATCGGCATCCCAAAATTTCTGAAGGTGTGCTAATTGGAGCTCATGCAACTATACTTGGGAATATAAGAATTGGTGAATGTGTGATGATAGCTGCTGGCTCTCTTGTGTTACAAGAGGTCCCTCCTCACAG CATTGTGGCTGGTGTACCAGCAAAGGTTATTGGAAGAGTACATGAGCATTATCCATCCTTAACCATGCAGCAAG GTATATAA